A genomic region of Fundidesulfovibrio terrae contains the following coding sequences:
- a CDS encoding dihydrolipoyl dehydrogenase family protein has product MASDLLIVGGGPAGYDAALAAAKRGISTTLVEKEHLGGSCLNWGCIPTKFLLAAVAPKAELEGQQKMKTGSGEVFVDLPALVDRKKRHLEATRKAMAAELQKLGVEFVRGELKMIGAVKSVFEVDGEPKTLQYKKCILATGSRPAAHPGLKADHDAILNSGDILSIREVPKRLLVVGAGFIGLELAQFFSRAGSAITLVDVAPRIAPTEDEEISKALHQTFKRAGWDIHTGVKIASLESVDGAARLVLEDGREFGADKCLLAVGRLPNSRNLMLEMLGAEVKGAGWVHTDEHLLASPTVYAVGDVNGRTLLAHAASSQGEWAVRHFAGEENGAYNPGPIPGCMYGAPETMRVGVMEAEARDKGMDVAVSRAQLVANPIAQAHGATGGLVKCVWSEGKLVGVTGVGHGVASLATLSTVMVRQGWTRKQCEELVFPHPTLDEALRSALLAPAK; this is encoded by the coding sequence GCTCATCGTCGGCGGCGGCCCGGCCGGATACGACGCGGCCCTCGCGGCCGCCAAGCGCGGCATCTCCACCACTCTTGTCGAAAAGGAGCACCTGGGCGGCTCCTGCCTGAACTGGGGGTGCATCCCCACCAAGTTCCTGCTGGCGGCCGTGGCTCCCAAGGCGGAACTGGAAGGCCAACAGAAGATGAAGACCGGCTCCGGCGAGGTCTTCGTGGACCTGCCCGCCCTGGTGGACCGCAAGAAGCGCCATCTGGAGGCCACCCGCAAGGCCATGGCCGCCGAACTCCAGAAGCTCGGCGTGGAGTTCGTGCGCGGCGAGCTCAAGATGATCGGGGCTGTGAAATCCGTGTTCGAGGTGGACGGCGAGCCGAAGACCCTCCAATACAAGAAGTGCATCCTGGCCACGGGCAGCCGCCCGGCCGCGCACCCCGGCCTCAAGGCCGACCACGACGCCATCCTGAACTCCGGCGACATCCTCAGCATCCGCGAGGTTCCCAAACGGCTGCTGGTGGTGGGCGCCGGCTTCATCGGCCTGGAGCTGGCCCAGTTCTTCTCGCGCGCCGGATCAGCCATCACCCTGGTGGACGTGGCCCCGCGCATCGCCCCCACCGAGGACGAGGAAATAAGCAAGGCCTTGCACCAGACATTCAAGCGCGCGGGCTGGGACATCCACACCGGCGTGAAGATCGCCAGCCTCGAGAGCGTTGACGGCGCGGCCAGGCTGGTGCTGGAGGATGGGCGCGAGTTCGGCGCAGACAAGTGCCTGCTGGCCGTGGGCCGCCTGCCCAACTCCCGCAACCTGATGCTCGAGATGCTTGGGGCCGAGGTCAAGGGCGCGGGCTGGGTGCACACCGACGAGCACCTCCTGGCCTCGCCCACGGTCTACGCCGTGGGCGACGTGAACGGCCGCACGCTCCTGGCCCATGCGGCGTCCAGCCAGGGTGAATGGGCGGTGAGACATTTCGCGGGCGAGGAGAACGGGGCGTACAACCCTGGCCCTATCCCCGGCTGCATGTACGGCGCGCCCGAGACCATGCGCGTGGGTGTCATGGAGGCTGAGGCCCGGGACAAGGGCATGGACGTGGCCGTGAGCCGCGCCCAGTTGGTGGCCAACCCCATCGCCCAGGCCCACGGGGCCACCGGCGGCCTGGTGAAGTGCGTGTGGAGCGAGGGCAAGCTCGTCGGCGTCACCGGCGTGGGGCACGGAGTGGCTTCTCTTGCCACGCTGTCCACGGTGATGGTGCGGCAGGGCTGGACGCGCAAGCAGTGCGAGGAGCTTGTTTTCCCCCATCCGACCCTGGACGAGGCCCTGCGCTCGGCATTGCTGGCCCCTGCCAAATAA